A single region of the Hoeflea prorocentri genome encodes:
- the amaB gene encoding L-piperidine-6-carboxylate dehydrogenase, which yields MIFEEILTACGFSKGELEGGSLHVHTPVDGSRIASLKTDTTADVERAVSASNEAFRQWRRVPAPRRGELVRLLGEELRAEKENLGRLVTLECGKIYQEGLGEVQEMIDICDFAVGLSRQLYGLTIASERPGHAMRETWHPMGVCGVISAFNFPVAVWSWNTAIALVCGNSVLWKPSEKSPLTALACQKIFERAVARFGDAPDNLLQVLVGGRDVGSAMVESKDVAIVSATGSTRMGHTVGVKVAERFGRSILELGGNNAMIVSGSADLEMALRAIVFSAVGTAGQRCTSLRRLIVHESIYDALVPRLKDAYSGLPIGNPLEDGVLVGPLIDADAKGAMQSALDRARAEGGIVHGGEPVQVESCLGASYMAPAIVEMPDQSDVVRHETFAPILYVMKYTELDEAIGMQNAVPQGLSSCIFTTDVREAEEFLSDVGSDCGIANVNIGPSGAEIGGAFGGEKETGGGRESGSDAWKAYMRRQTNTVNYSRELPLAQGIKFDI from the coding sequence ATGATATTTGAAGAGATTCTGACCGCCTGCGGATTCAGCAAGGGCGAACTGGAAGGCGGGTCTCTGCATGTCCACACACCTGTCGATGGAAGCCGTATTGCGTCGCTGAAGACAGACACGACAGCAGATGTCGAAAGGGCAGTCTCGGCAAGCAATGAAGCCTTCCGGCAATGGCGCCGCGTGCCGGCGCCAAGGCGCGGCGAACTGGTCAGGCTCCTGGGCGAGGAGTTACGGGCAGAAAAGGAAAATCTCGGCCGGCTGGTGACGCTCGAATGCGGCAAAATCTATCAGGAAGGGCTCGGCGAAGTTCAGGAGATGATCGACATCTGCGACTTTGCGGTCGGCCTGTCGCGTCAGCTTTACGGTCTGACAATCGCATCCGAGCGGCCCGGCCACGCAATGCGCGAGACCTGGCACCCGATGGGTGTATGCGGCGTCATCTCCGCCTTCAATTTTCCGGTGGCCGTTTGGAGTTGGAACACGGCGATTGCTTTGGTCTGTGGCAACTCGGTGCTGTGGAAGCCATCTGAGAAATCACCGCTGACCGCACTGGCCTGCCAGAAGATATTCGAACGGGCGGTGGCGCGTTTCGGTGATGCGCCGGATAATCTCCTGCAGGTGCTGGTCGGCGGCCGCGATGTCGGCAGCGCCATGGTGGAATCAAAGGACGTCGCCATTGTCTCGGCGACCGGTTCCACGCGCATGGGCCATACCGTTGGTGTCAAGGTTGCAGAACGGTTCGGCCGTTCGATCCTCGAGCTCGGCGGCAACAACGCGATGATCGTCAGCGGCAGTGCCGATCTGGAGATGGCGTTGCGGGCTATTGTCTTTTCCGCCGTCGGAACCGCCGGGCAGCGCTGCACAAGCCTGCGCCGCCTGATTGTCCATGAGAGCATCTATGATGCGTTGGTGCCGAGGCTGAAAGACGCTTATTCCGGCTTACCCATCGGCAATCCGCTGGAAGACGGGGTGCTCGTTGGCCCGCTCATTGACGCTGACGCCAAGGGCGCGATGCAATCGGCCCTGGATAGGGCAAGGGCCGAGGGCGGAATCGTGCATGGTGGCGAACCGGTGCAGGTCGAGTCCTGCCTGGGTGCATCCTACATGGCGCCTGCCATTGTCGAAATGCCGGACCAAAGCGATGTCGTCAGGCACGAGACATTCGCCCCGATCCTCTACGTCATGAAGTACACCGAGCTCGATGAGGCGATCGGGATGCAAAATGCCGTGCCGCAAGGGCTTAGCTCCTGCATCTTCACCACCGATGTGCGTGAAGCCGAGGAATTCCTCTCCGATGTCGGGTCGGATTGCGGCATCGCCAATGTCAATATCGGACCGTCCGGGGCAGAGATCGGCGGCGCGTTCGGCGGCGAGAAGGAAACCGGCGGTGGCCGTGAATCCGGTTCCGACGCCTGGAAGGCCTATATGCGCCGGCAGACCAATACCGTGAACTACTCACGCGAACTGCCTTTGGCGCAGGGCATCAAGTTCGACATCTGA
- a CDS encoding saccharopine dehydrogenase family protein — MKEIAVLGLGKVGKLAALLLHDCGFNVTGFDMRTPREAVPYAVENADISDAAVLRGLFGKVDAVLSCLPYHLNIAVADAAHAAGIHYFDLTEDVPTTKHIIELAASSKGLMAPQCGLAPGFVGIVGASQIAEFDKCRSVRMRVGALPQNPTGLMGYSFNWSPEGVVNEYLNDCEVIEGGERKWVSPMEWHETLYIDGVKLEAFTTSGGLGTMCDTYHGTVDNIDYKTMRYPGHMELMNFFFHELLMRERRELAGEILVHAKPPVDHDVVYVHVASEGEIDGRLARKEFVRGYRPLEISGADRTAIAWTTAGSVVAVIEMVRDGILPQCGFLRQEDIPLDAFLRTRTGALYAQ; from the coding sequence ATGAAAGAGATTGCGGTTCTGGGGCTCGGTAAGGTCGGCAAGCTTGCCGCGCTTCTGCTTCACGATTGCGGGTTCAACGTCACAGGCTTTGATATGCGCACGCCGCGCGAGGCTGTTCCCTATGCCGTCGAAAACGCCGATATCTCGGATGCTGCGGTCCTTCGGGGGCTCTTCGGGAAAGTCGATGCGGTCCTTTCCTGTCTTCCCTATCATCTCAATATTGCGGTGGCCGATGCGGCCCATGCGGCGGGCATTCACTATTTCGATCTGACGGAGGATGTACCGACCACAAAACACATCATCGAGCTTGCAGCATCATCCAAGGGCCTTATGGCGCCGCAATGCGGTCTGGCGCCCGGTTTCGTCGGTATCGTCGGTGCATCGCAGATTGCTGAATTCGACAAATGCCGCTCGGTGCGCATGCGCGTCGGGGCTTTGCCACAGAACCCCACCGGCCTGATGGGATATTCCTTCAACTGGTCGCCAGAGGGCGTGGTGAACGAGTATCTCAATGACTGCGAGGTGATCGAGGGCGGCGAGCGTAAATGGGTGTCGCCCATGGAGTGGCACGAAACGCTTTATATCGACGGGGTCAAGCTTGAAGCCTTCACCACATCGGGCGGCCTTGGAACCATGTGCGACACCTATCACGGCACGGTCGACAATATCGACTACAAGACCATGCGCTATCCTGGGCACATGGAACTGATGAACTTCTTCTTTCACGAACTCCTGATGCGCGAGCGGCGGGAGTTGGCGGGTGAAATCCTGGTTCACGCCAAACCGCCGGTGGATCATGATGTCGTTTATGTGCACGTAGCCTCGGAAGGCGAAATCGATGGTCGGCTGGCGCGCAAGGAATTCGTGCGCGGCTATCGACCGCTGGAAATTTCCGGCGCAGACCGCACCGCCATAGCCTGGACCACGGCCGGCTCGGTCGTGGCGGTCATTGAAATGGTGCGCGACGGGATTCTGCCGCAATGCGGATTCCTGCGGCAGGAGGATATCCCTCTGGATGCCTTTTTGCGTACGCGCACTGGCGCACTCTATGCGCAATGA
- a CDS encoding Lrp/AsnC family transcriptional regulator, with protein sequence MDDTDRKLLQILTKDGRRSISDLAVDLKISRATVQNRIARMKDSGVISRFTIDLSPDEEERVISAFCLLKLIANDTRPTTAKLKRIEGTGDIHSLSGSFDMIVEIRTHSLKKLDEILDDIRRVPDVAETVSSLRLAKVN encoded by the coding sequence ATGGATGATACGGATCGTAAATTACTGCAAATCCTGACCAAAGACGGACGGCGCTCCATCTCCGATCTTGCAGTCGACCTGAAAATTTCCCGCGCCACGGTGCAAAACCGCATTGCGCGCATGAAGGACAGCGGCGTGATCAGCCGGTTTACGATCGACCTCAGTCCGGACGAGGAGGAACGGGTTATCAGCGCTTTTTGCCTGCTCAAACTCATTGCAAACGATACACGGCCGACAACCGCCAAGCTTAAACGCATCGAAGGGACCGGAGACATCCATTCCTTGAGCGGCAGCTTCGACATGATCGTGGAGATCAGGACCCATTCCTTGAAGAAGCTGGACGAAATCCTCGACGATATCCGCCGTGTTCCGGATGTCGCCGAGACGGTCAGCAGTCTGCGTCTT